In the genome of Sebastes fasciatus isolate fSebFas1 unplaced genomic scaffold, fSebFas1.pri Scaffold_50, whole genome shotgun sequence, one region contains:
- the nipal4 gene encoding magnesium transporter NIPA4 isoform X1, with product MNVTGTTSRSVSTRFLKTVTPKTSCTMREVHLDNHTCSNGSLVRFWCGSQSAVCSVPGGQMLFYTHLDNSTHTTGNTHLDNSTHTTDVQTDATYNPWLGLTLALLSAFLIGGSVILKKKALLRLASTGHTRAGDGGHGYLKDWLWWGGLVTMGAGEVCNFAAYMFAPATLVTPLGALSVLISAVLSSYLLGEVLNVVGKLGCLLCVLGSILLVIHAPQEQEVTSLQDMTNKLLEPGFLVYSAVVLLLCLVLVFFFSPRVGRSNIFVYISICSLLGAFTVSSVKGLAIVINTVYYDVSVLARPLTWILLVTLIVSMVTQVNYLNKSLDTFSTLLVYPVYYVLFTSVVLSTSIILFQEWSSMAAVDVVTTLGAFLVIVVGVAMLHLFRELKVTMKQLTNQLSQPVEREGLAEEVSANGRAAAGGGGGGGGGGGGGGGNEKEDKYGLMDNMVIESLPPMREEGPRVFIIS from the exons ATGAACGTTACCGGGACAACCAGCCGGTCGGTCTCTACTCGGTTTCTGAAGACTGTTACCCCGAAAACAAGCTGCACGATGCGGGAGGTTCACCTGGACAACCACACCTGCAGCAACG GATCGCTGGTCCGGTTCTGGTGCGGCTCTCAATCTGCAGTATGTTCAGTCCCTGGAGGTCAGATGCTGTTCTACACACACCTGGACAACAGCACTCACactacag gtaacacacacctgGACAACAGCACTCACactacag ATGTGCAGACAGACGCCACCTACAACCCCTGGCTGGGCCTGACTCTGGCCCTGCTGTCGGCCTTCCTGATTGGTGGGAGCGTCATTCTAAAGAAGAAAGCTCTCCTCCGATTGGCTAGCACCGGACACACCAGAGCAG GTGACGGAGGTCACGGCTACCTGAAGGACTGGCTGTGGTGGGGAGGACTGGTAACCA TGGGAGCTGGAGAGGTCTGTAACTTCGCCGCCTACATGTTTGCTCCGGCCACGCTGGTGACGCCGCTGGGCGCTCTGAGCGTCCTCATCAG TGCCGttctgtcctcctacctgttgGGGGAGGTGTTGAACGTGGTGGGGAAGCTCGGCTGTCTGCTCTGTGTACTGGGAAGCATCTTGCTGGTTATCCACGCTCcacaggaacaggaagtgacatcactaCAGGACATGACCAACAAGCTGCTGGAGCCTG GTTTCCTGGTGTACTCGGCGgtggtgttgctgctgtgtttgGTGCTCgtgttcttcttctctcctcggGTCGGTCGCTCCAACATCTTCGTCTACATCAGCATCTGCTCGCTGCTCGGAGCCTTCACCGTCTCGTCCGTGAAGGGCCTCGCCATCGTCATCAACACCG tGTATTATGATGTTTCAGTGCTCGCTCGTCCTCTCACCTGGATCCTGCTGGTCACTCTCATCGTCTCCATGGTAACACAG GTGAACTACCTGAACAagtctctggacaccttcagcACCCTGCTGGTCTACCCCGTCTActacgtcctcttcacctccgtggtcctctccacctccatcaTCCTCTTCCAGGAGTGGAGCAGCATGGCGGCCGTGGACGTGGTCACGACGCTGGGAGCCTTCCTGGTCATCGTGGTGGGCGTCGCCATGCTCCACCTCTTCAGAGAGCTAAAG GTGACCATGAAGcagctgaccaatcagctgTCTCAGCCGGTGGAGAGGGAGGGGCTGGCAGAGGAGGTGTCAGCCAAtggaagagcagcagcaggaggaggaggaggaggaggaggaggaggaggaggaggaggagggaacgAAAAAGAGGATAAATACGGTCTGATGGACAACATGGTGATAGAGAGTCTTCCTCCAATGAGAGAGGAAGGGCCCAGAGTCTTCATCATCAGCtga
- the ins gene encoding insulin, producing the protein MMGSSWLQAVSLLVLLVVSWPSGSQAAAGPQHLCGSHLVDALYLVCGDRGFFYNPKRDVDPLMGFLPPKAGVAAAVGGENEVAELGFKEQMEMMEKRGIVEQCCHRPCNIFDLQNYCN; encoded by the exons ATGATGGGTTCCTCGTGGCTCCAGGCGGTGTCTCTGCTGGTCCTGCTGGTGGTGTCGTGGCCCAGCGGTTCTCAGGCCGCCGCCGGTCCTCAGCACCTGTGTGGGTCTCACCTGGTGGACGCTCTGTACCTGGTCTGTGGAGACCGAGGCTTCTTCTACAACCCCAAGAGAGACGTGGACCCTCTGATGG GTTTCCTCCCTCCCAAGGCGGGCGTAGCGGCGGCGGTGGGCGGTGAGAACGAGGTGGCTGAGCTGGGCTTCAAGGAGCAGATGGAGATGATGGAGAAGAGAGGCATCGTGGAGCAGTGCTGCCACCGGCCATGCAACATCTTCGACCTGCAGAACTACTGCAACTGA
- the nipal4 gene encoding magnesium transporter NIPA4 isoform X2, translating to MNVTGTTSRSVSTRFLKTVTPKTSCTMREVHLDNHTCSNGSLVRFWCGSQSAVCSVPGGQMLFYTHLDNSTHTTDVQTDATYNPWLGLTLALLSAFLIGGSVILKKKALLRLASTGHTRAGDGGHGYLKDWLWWGGLVTMGAGEVCNFAAYMFAPATLVTPLGALSVLISAVLSSYLLGEVLNVVGKLGCLLCVLGSILLVIHAPQEQEVTSLQDMTNKLLEPGFLVYSAVVLLLCLVLVFFFSPRVGRSNIFVYISICSLLGAFTVSSVKGLAIVINTVYYDVSVLARPLTWILLVTLIVSMVTQVNYLNKSLDTFSTLLVYPVYYVLFTSVVLSTSIILFQEWSSMAAVDVVTTLGAFLVIVVGVAMLHLFRELKVTMKQLTNQLSQPVEREGLAEEVSANGRAAAGGGGGGGGGGGGGGGNEKEDKYGLMDNMVIESLPPMREEGPRVFIIS from the exons ATGAACGTTACCGGGACAACCAGCCGGTCGGTCTCTACTCGGTTTCTGAAGACTGTTACCCCGAAAACAAGCTGCACGATGCGGGAGGTTCACCTGGACAACCACACCTGCAGCAACG GATCGCTGGTCCGGTTCTGGTGCGGCTCTCAATCTGCAGTATGTTCAGTCCCTGGAGGTCAGATGCTGTTCTACACACACCTGGACAACAGCACTCACactacag ATGTGCAGACAGACGCCACCTACAACCCCTGGCTGGGCCTGACTCTGGCCCTGCTGTCGGCCTTCCTGATTGGTGGGAGCGTCATTCTAAAGAAGAAAGCTCTCCTCCGATTGGCTAGCACCGGACACACCAGAGCAG GTGACGGAGGTCACGGCTACCTGAAGGACTGGCTGTGGTGGGGAGGACTGGTAACCA TGGGAGCTGGAGAGGTCTGTAACTTCGCCGCCTACATGTTTGCTCCGGCCACGCTGGTGACGCCGCTGGGCGCTCTGAGCGTCCTCATCAG TGCCGttctgtcctcctacctgttgGGGGAGGTGTTGAACGTGGTGGGGAAGCTCGGCTGTCTGCTCTGTGTACTGGGAAGCATCTTGCTGGTTATCCACGCTCcacaggaacaggaagtgacatcactaCAGGACATGACCAACAAGCTGCTGGAGCCTG GTTTCCTGGTGTACTCGGCGgtggtgttgctgctgtgtttgGTGCTCgtgttcttcttctctcctcggGTCGGTCGCTCCAACATCTTCGTCTACATCAGCATCTGCTCGCTGCTCGGAGCCTTCACCGTCTCGTCCGTGAAGGGCCTCGCCATCGTCATCAACACCG tGTATTATGATGTTTCAGTGCTCGCTCGTCCTCTCACCTGGATCCTGCTGGTCACTCTCATCGTCTCCATGGTAACACAG GTGAACTACCTGAACAagtctctggacaccttcagcACCCTGCTGGTCTACCCCGTCTActacgtcctcttcacctccgtggtcctctccacctccatcaTCCTCTTCCAGGAGTGGAGCAGCATGGCGGCCGTGGACGTGGTCACGACGCTGGGAGCCTTCCTGGTCATCGTGGTGGGCGTCGCCATGCTCCACCTCTTCAGAGAGCTAAAG GTGACCATGAAGcagctgaccaatcagctgTCTCAGCCGGTGGAGAGGGAGGGGCTGGCAGAGGAGGTGTCAGCCAAtggaagagcagcagcaggaggaggaggaggaggaggaggaggaggaggaggaggaggagggaacgAAAAAGAGGATAAATACGGTCTGATGGACAACATGGTGATAGAGAGTCTTCCTCCAATGAGAGAGGAAGGGCCCAGAGTCTTCATCATCAGCtga